The window GCGCGACTGCCTTCAATTCGGTCGTGCTTTTGGCCAGCGGTCTGACCATGTACCTGACGGGCCGCGTGTTTCAAAACGAAGGCTTTGGCGCCAAGAGCAAGCGGCTCTTCCTTCTGACCTTGGGCTTGGGAACCTTTTTCGTTCTCTTCCAAGGGTTCGAGTGGGTTCGCATCCTCAGCCAAGGCCTGACCCTGCAGTCCAGCACTTACGGAGCCTTCTTTTACCTCATCATCGGCGCTCACGCCCTGCATGCGATTGGCTCGATCGTGGCTCAAGTACGGCTTTTCTTGAAGTTTCGCAAGGGCACGCTGCGTCTGCAGAGCTTCCGGGCAGGTCAGGCCTTCTGGTACTTCGTTGTCGGACTTTGGCCCATCCTCTACGTTCTCGTATACCTCAACTAGTGACTCCGCAATGAAACGATTTTTCGAAGGTAACTCCCTGAGCAAAGCGATCGTTTTCCTGGCAGCCCTGGGCTTAGCGGCTTCCGCGGAAGCCTGTTCCGTTTGCGCGGTTGGCAAGGAAGAGGCCCGCGCGGCTTATTATGCCACCACCGCGATCCTCAGCTTCCTGCCGCTCATCATGATCGGTGGAGTCGTTTATTTCCTTTTCAAGAAGAAGCGGTAAGGCAAGCCGCCTCGCTGCTGGATTGGAGGAATACGATTCGTTGCAGCGGTTTTTTTTTAAACCGCGGAGGACGCAGAGGTGCTCCTGCATTGTTGTTTTGACCACGAATGGACGCGGAGGGATTTGGTTGTAGGAGCGACCTTGGTCGCGATAACTGATGGCCGACACTGTGGCGGGACCACATGTCTCGGCGTAGCCGTCGTTGGCGAAGACGGATCTTGGTCGCGTGAGATGTGATTTTGTTAAAACCACCGATAGCACTGATTTGCACCGATGATTTGGTTGTGTCTTTTGAACCGCTGAGGGCGCAGAGGACGCGGAGGTGGATTGTTGATGGCTGATTGCTAATTGCTAATTGCTGATTTCTGATAAAGTGGCGGGACCTTCCAGATCGCTCAGATGGACGGGTGTCATTAAAACGGTTTCCTGTTTTCAAGAGGGTAGGGCTGTCTGGCCCAGACAGCCGCGTTGCAGGATCATTTCTCCGCGGCGGACTGGGCCAGTCCGCCCTACCTGGACCGTGTTTCAACCGCCCTCGGCGAGGCTCAGGGCAGGCATTGAACACGGATCCAGCGTCGCCCTTTGGGCTATGCCGAGACAAGTGGACGCGTGAGATGTGATTTTGTTTAAACCACCGATAGCACTGATTTGCACCGATGATCGGGTTGTGCGGTAGGTTTCTGGTTTGATCGGGTTGTAAATTTTAACCGCCGAGCAACTGTGTCACTGAGCAAGCTGTAAGTTAAGTTTTTTGAACAGGCTTTGTATGTGTATGAGCATCTTCCTCATTCCAGCGACGATGGCGCACTTGTACGGCTTGCCCTTGTCCCTGAGCTTCTGGACGTAAGGTCTTATCACTTCGTTGTGCACCGCAGCAGTTTTGGTCGCCATGTAGAGGCACCGTCTGA of the Pelagicoccus enzymogenes genome contains:
- a CDS encoding cytochrome c oxidase subunit 3; translation: MRYAEAGIHGEGGSVREPALSNSVLGVIVFIMAEMMFFLGLISAFMISKANAVEWPPLDQPRLPIGATAFNSVVLLASGLTMYLTGRVFQNEGFGAKSKRLFLLTLGLGTFFVLFQGFEWVRILSQGLTLQSSTYGAFFYLIIGAHALHAIGSIVAQVRLFLKFRKGTLRLQSFRAGQAFWYFVVGLWPILYVLVYLN